One candidate division KSB1 bacterium genomic window carries:
- a CDS encoding penicillin-binding transpeptidase domain-containing protein: protein MKSSKARSAAPDWRMLVLELFFLCFGLLIVVRLIYIQVWQREKYQKMAKVQYLREIPLPAQRGLIYDRHQNLLAVNEACVSVGVELRQVKNRAEYAEKLAPLLGQSAATLQEKMRGDRNFVWLRRRLDPDQAQNLSNLKLPGVRLEKDSRRRYPHDETAAHVIGYTDVDNHGIAGIELACDSLMRGVSGRKVIQRDAVGNALPEVSIPDVPPVHGKNLMLTIDYILQTITHEELRSAMDKFDASSGIAIITDPNTGEILAMACEPSFNPNNPAVYATATRRNRAITDLFEPGSTFKLVTFSGIFQEKKRAPDDVIFCENGAFKWAGETVRDHEPRGNLTVREVIAVSSNIGAVKLSRILGKERFFQYARDYGFGMKTGLELEGEVNGILKNPSEWSGFSLAAMTMGYEVAVTPIQMAMAYGAIANGGLLLKPRILSGWIEPTGEVKRLAQPEIVRRVISKPVAHLLANLLEGVVDHGTAKTAAIAGVRIAGKTGTAHKPLTTGRGYARNDYIASFVGFFPANAPRYLIFVMLENPRTTYWGGHVAAPTFKKIAERIIAATSGKEHKTEVEEMTEIPTTDTRTIVVPDVTGRSAAISAAMLEKLGFDIERQGKGDFVLNQHPAPGSRVPPHSTITLDLFEVEAAGVAASIKMPNLVGLSVREALQKLAFFKIDAVVHGSGRVVRQYPTAGTTITPGIICEIECNPVIKTAVVH, encoded by the coding sequence TTGAAAAGCTCAAAAGCGCGAAGCGCCGCGCCGGATTGGCGCATGTTGGTGCTAGAACTTTTTTTCCTCTGCTTCGGCCTGTTGATCGTGGTGCGCCTGATTTACATTCAAGTCTGGCAGCGCGAGAAATATCAGAAAATGGCCAAGGTGCAGTATCTGCGCGAGATTCCGCTGCCGGCGCAGCGCGGTTTGATTTATGACCGCCATCAAAATCTTCTGGCGGTCAATGAGGCCTGCGTCTCGGTGGGCGTCGAGCTGCGGCAAGTGAAAAATCGCGCCGAGTACGCCGAAAAATTGGCGCCGCTGTTGGGCCAATCGGCTGCCACGTTGCAGGAGAAAATGCGCGGTGATCGCAACTTTGTGTGGCTGCGCCGGCGCCTCGATCCGGATCAGGCGCAAAACCTCAGCAACCTCAAGCTGCCCGGCGTGCGGCTGGAGAAAGATTCGCGCCGCCGCTATCCGCACGATGAAACCGCCGCGCACGTGATCGGCTACACCGACGTCGATAATCACGGCATCGCTGGCATCGAGTTGGCGTGTGATTCGCTGATGCGCGGCGTGAGTGGCCGCAAAGTCATTCAACGCGACGCCGTGGGCAATGCGCTGCCGGAAGTGAGCATTCCGGATGTGCCGCCGGTTCATGGCAAAAACTTGATGCTCACCATCGACTACATTTTGCAAACGATCACGCATGAAGAATTGCGCAGCGCGATGGACAAGTTCGACGCCAGCTCCGGCATCGCCATCATCACCGATCCGAACACCGGCGAAATTCTGGCGATGGCTTGCGAGCCGAGCTTCAATCCCAACAATCCAGCAGTTTATGCCACGGCCACACGTCGCAATCGCGCCATCACGGATTTGTTCGAGCCGGGCTCGACTTTCAAGCTGGTGACGTTCTCGGGAATTTTTCAGGAAAAAAAGCGTGCGCCGGATGATGTGATTTTTTGCGAGAACGGCGCTTTTAAATGGGCCGGCGAAACCGTGCGCGATCACGAGCCGCGCGGCAATTTGACGGTGCGCGAAGTCATCGCCGTCTCCAGCAACATCGGCGCGGTCAAGTTGTCGCGGATTTTGGGTAAAGAAAGATTTTTTCAATATGCGCGCGATTACGGATTCGGCATGAAGACGGGTTTGGAGCTGGAGGGTGAAGTCAACGGCATACTGAAAAATCCAAGTGAGTGGTCGGGCTTCTCGCTGGCAGCGATGACGATGGGATACGAAGTGGCGGTAACGCCGATTCAAATGGCCATGGCCTATGGCGCGATTGCCAACGGCGGCCTGTTGCTGAAGCCGAGAATTCTGTCCGGTTGGATTGAGCCGACTGGCGAGGTGAAACGCTTGGCGCAACCGGAAATCGTGCGTCGCGTGATTTCCAAGCCGGTTGCGCATTTGCTGGCGAATTTGTTGGAGGGCGTTGTCGATCACGGCACTGCCAAAACTGCTGCGATTGCGGGCGTGCGTATCGCCGGCAAAACCGGCACGGCGCACAAGCCTCTCACAACTGGTCGCGGTTATGCCCGCAATGATTATATCGCTTCGTTTGTCGGTTTTTTTCCGGCCAATGCCCCGCGTTATTTGATCTTTGTGATGCTGGAGAATCCGCGCACGACTTATTGGGGCGGCCATGTGGCGGCGCCGACGTTCAAAAAAATTGCGGAACGCATCATTGCCGCAACTTCCGGAAAAGAACACAAAACTGAGGTGGAGGAAATGACAGAAATACCAACGACGGACACGCGAACCATCGTCGTGCCCGACGTCACCGGACGATCCGCCGCCATCAGCGCGGCGATGTTGGAGAAACTCGGTTTCGACATTGAGCGCCAAGGCAAAGGCGATTTTGTCTTGAATCAACATCCGGCGCCGGGATCACGCGTGCCGCCGCATTCCACCATCACCCTCGATCTTTTCGAAGTCGAAGCGGCTGGCGTGGCGGCTTCAATAAAAATGCCGAACCTTGTCGGCCTCTCAGTGCGTGAGGCCTTGCAAAAACTGGCATTTTTTAAAATTGACGCCGTGGTTCACGGCAGCGGCCGCGTCGTCCGTCAATATCCCACAGCCGGAACCACCATCACACCGGGCATCATTTGTGAAATCGAATGCAATCCGGTGATCAAGACGGCTGTGGTGCATTGA
- a CDS encoding cell division protein FtsL — protein sequence MASKPVSGARKTKAARPRAEFNSAAVKRSLALLIPFVVFLFLGLTLIWERVKVRELAAQIATLDSQRIKLIEQNGKLRIQLEQMSSYSRISRIATQRLGLVAVPQHTILVQEE from the coding sequence ATGGCGTCGAAGCCGGTCAGCGGTGCGCGAAAAACCAAAGCGGCGCGGCCGCGCGCGGAATTTAACTCGGCGGCGGTCAAGCGCAGCCTCGCTTTGTTGATTCCATTTGTGGTTTTTTTGTTTTTGGGATTGACGCTGATTTGGGAGCGCGTCAAAGTCCGGGAATTGGCGGCGCAGATTGCGACGCTAGACTCGCAGCGGATCAAGCTTATTGAACAGAACGGCAAATTGCGCATTCAACTCGAACAGATGTCGAGTTACAGCCGTATTTCACGAATCGCCACGCAGCGCCTGGGCCTTGTCGCCGTGCCCCAGCACACGATTCTTGTTCAAGAGGAATGA
- the rsmH gene encoding 16S rRNA (cytosine(1402)-N(4))-methyltransferase RsmH has protein sequence MHDRASRFHQPVLVEAVSEFLLAPNVNVIVDATLGDGGHTLALFEKGGAGLRVIGIDADAEALARAQARLQNYQERCRLAQGNFRSLTQVLGSLGVTQADGILADLGVSSRQIDQPERGFSYLADGPLDMRMNPDLPHTAAGLLARLEREELKKIFREYGEEKFAGPIATAIVKQRLQRSLQRTGDLRQVVEKVVKGPHRIKSLARIFQALRIAVNDELEALNEFLPAALAALRPGGRLAVISYHSLEDRIVKQFFKRQEKGCTCPAEFPACVCGKQAQVRILTSKPVTPGPQEIAVNSRARSARLRVAEKR, from the coding sequence GTGCATGATCGCGCTTCAAGATTTCACCAGCCGGTTTTGGTCGAGGCGGTGTCGGAGTTTTTGCTCGCGCCAAATGTCAACGTCATCGTTGACGCGACGCTCGGCGACGGCGGCCATACGCTGGCTCTGTTCGAGAAGGGAGGAGCAGGGTTGCGTGTGATCGGCATCGACGCCGATGCCGAAGCTTTGGCACGGGCGCAAGCGCGGCTGCAAAACTATCAGGAACGCTGCCGGTTGGCGCAAGGAAATTTTCGTTCATTGACACAAGTGTTGGGTTCTCTTGGCGTGACGCAAGCCGATGGAATTCTGGCGGATCTCGGTGTAAGCTCGCGGCAGATCGATCAGCCGGAGCGCGGGTTCAGTTATCTGGCAGATGGACCTTTGGATATGAGGATGAATCCCGATCTGCCGCACACCGCCGCCGGTTTGCTGGCGAGGCTGGAACGGGAGGAGCTGAAAAAGATTTTCCGCGAATATGGCGAAGAGAAATTCGCCGGGCCGATTGCAACCGCCATCGTCAAGCAGCGGTTGCAGCGTTCTTTGCAGCGCACCGGTGATCTGCGGCAGGTTGTCGAGAAGGTTGTCAAAGGCCCGCATCGGATCAAATCGCTGGCCCGGATTTTTCAAGCGCTGCGCATCGCGGTGAATGATGAACTGGAGGCGTTGAACGAATTTCTGCCGGCCGCGTTGGCGGCGTTGCGGCCCGGAGGCCGGCTCGCCGTCATCAGCTATCACTCGCTGGAGGATCGGATCGTTAAACAGTTTTTCAAAAGGCAGGAAAAAGGCTGCACCTGTCCGGCGGAATTTCCGGCATGTGTCTGCGGCAAGCAGGCACAGGTGCGCATCTTGACATCCAAACCAGTGACGCCGGGCCCGCAGGAAATTGCCGTCAACAGCCGTGCCCGCAGCGCCCGGCTGCGCGTCGCAGAAAAAAGGTGA
- a CDS encoding arylamine N-acetyltransferase, which yields MPILKQEEMAVILNPKDHEAGARLFERHYNIPAPRQPGLELLRQILSGFSHLPYENLSKIIKFHRYGENEEHRLRLPEEVMEDHLRLGLGGTCFSLTFCLQSILLHCGFPGYIVMGDMKAGRNIHCALIIILDGVKYLVDPGYLLRRPMALDPNQPRLYHTEHTGVELRFDWQKETYEVFTFNRQEMKWRYRFADRPAPPDEFLRHWQASFHRNSMNSLCLSRAAENGLIFIHKDFMRLTTLDGKRNVPIKKNYHETIQQLFGITPEYVEQALSALRENLAREKAG from the coding sequence ATGCCTATCTTAAAACAAGAGGAGATGGCGGTGATTCTCAATCCAAAAGATCATGAGGCGGGCGCGAGGCTGTTCGAACGGCATTACAATATCCCGGCGCCACGCCAGCCCGGCCTTGAGCTGTTGCGGCAAATTTTAAGCGGGTTCTCGCATCTGCCGTATGAAAATTTGAGCAAGATCATCAAATTTCATCGTTACGGCGAAAACGAGGAACACCGCCTGCGTTTGCCGGAAGAGGTGATGGAGGATCATTTGCGCCTGGGCCTGGGTGGAACCTGTTTTTCGCTCACCTTCTGCTTGCAGTCGATTCTGCTGCATTGTGGTTTTCCCGGATATATTGTGATGGGGGATATGAAAGCCGGAAGAAACATTCATTGCGCCCTCATCATCATTCTGGATGGCGTGAAATATTTGGTCGATCCCGGTTATCTGTTGCGCCGGCCCATGGCGCTCGATCCGAATCAGCCGCGGCTTTATCACACCGAACACACCGGCGTGGAATTGCGCTTCGATTGGCAAAAAGAAACCTATGAGGTCTTCACTTTTAACCGGCAGGAGATGAAATGGCGTTATCGCTTTGCCGACCGGCCGGCGCCGCCGGATGAATTTCTCCGGCACTGGCAGGCCTCCTTTCATCGCAACAGCATGAACAGCCTCTGTCTCAGCCGCGCCGCCGAAAACGGCCTGATCTTTATTCACAAGGATTTTATGCGCCTCACCACGTTGGACGGCAAGCGCAACGTTCCGATTAAAAAAAATTATCACGAGACGATTCAACAACTGTTCGGCATTACGCCGGAATACGTCGAGCAGGCCCTGTCGGCGCTACGGGAAAATCTGGCGCGTGAAAAAGCAGGATAG
- a CDS encoding DUF4416 family protein — protein sequence MAAPHSPIPVKLIVAALYSDEAGLLAARERLVQQFGPIDFTSQLFSFDVTSYYVPEMGAPIIRLFYSFEKLISPGDLAAIKLATNAIENELAVNGRRKVNLDAGYLDPDKFVLASAKYNRQKIYLADGIWADLTLHYGKGHFSAYPWSFADFRAGEYEKTFLRIREIYKAQLKRQSR from the coding sequence ATGGCAGCCCCTCATTCTCCAATACCCGTCAAGCTCATCGTCGCAGCGCTTTATTCGGATGAAGCCGGCCTGCTCGCAGCGCGCGAACGCCTCGTTCAACAATTCGGGCCGATTGATTTTACCAGCCAGCTTTTTTCTTTTGACGTGACCTCGTATTACGTCCCGGAAATGGGTGCGCCGATCATTCGTCTTTTTTATTCATTCGAAAAGCTCATTTCACCCGGCGATCTTGCAGCCATCAAACTCGCCACGAATGCCATCGAAAACGAGCTGGCGGTCAACGGCCGGCGCAAAGTAAACCTCGATGCCGGCTATCTCGATCCGGATAAATTCGTGCTGGCCTCGGCAAAATACAACCGGCAAAAGATCTATCTTGCTGATGGAATTTGGGCCGATTTGACGCTGCATTATGGAAAGGGACATTTCAGCGCGTACCCGTGGAGCTTCGCTGATTTTCGCGCTGGCGAGTATGAGAAAACCTTTTTGCGGATCAGGGAAATTTATAAAGCGCAGTTGAAACGCCAATCAAGATGA
- a CDS encoding ribonuclease H-like domain-containing protein yields the protein MSLKEKLRELERVQPKISTPVQPRKNAKLDDWLGGSERDGCFVVERRFTPGSIQLGSVHDLSPAALAIAGKDERLLALDPARALFLDTETTGLAGGAGTAAFLVGVGRFEEGTFVVRQYFLRQPSEEAAMLKQLRAAAEQSRGLITFNGKSFDIPLLRTRAVLNRFTIDFDRLPHFDVLHAARRLWKDQFADCSLVGLESHILQIRRSRDIPSALIPQIFFDFLRYGDTAQLPEVFAHNRQDIVSMAALLARIAQLVQHPLQRENDAPITPHELRRVALLYRQLGDFAASATLFEQLLQKSPSQPRLEDHLALGLCYKSQGRHDEAKRVWLELIEQLPFHPLPYIELAKHFEHREGAVNAALDAVERALQSLRLSQELSHKSAWAVYQNDLLHRRTRLRKKLAARPANTELRKPDYP from the coding sequence ATGAGCCTCAAAGAAAAACTCCGTGAGCTGGAGCGCGTTCAGCCGAAAATTTCAACGCCCGTTCAGCCGAGGAAAAATGCAAAACTTGATGATTGGCTTGGCGGCAGTGAGCGTGATGGTTGTTTCGTCGTTGAACGCCGATTCACCCCTGGTAGCATCCAACTGGGCAGTGTTCATGATCTTTCCCCGGCCGCTTTAGCGATTGCCGGGAAAGATGAACGCTTGCTGGCGCTCGATCCGGCGCGCGCCTTGTTTTTAGATACGGAAACCACCGGACTCGCCGGCGGCGCCGGCACGGCAGCTTTTCTCGTCGGGGTCGGCCGATTTGAAGAAGGGACTTTTGTCGTGCGGCAATATTTTTTGCGCCAGCCTTCCGAGGAAGCGGCGATGCTCAAGCAGCTTCGAGCCGCGGCCGAGCAAAGCCGCGGCTTGATCACCTTCAACGGCAAGAGCTTCGATATTCCACTGCTGCGCACGCGCGCCGTGCTCAATCGCTTTACGATTGATTTTGACCGCCTGCCGCACTTTGATGTGCTGCACGCGGCGCGGCGTTTGTGGAAAGATCAATTTGCCGACTGTTCGCTGGTCGGGCTGGAAAGCCACATTCTTCAAATACGACGCAGCCGGGATATTCCCAGCGCGCTGATTCCACAGATTTTCTTTGATTTTTTGCGTTATGGCGACACGGCGCAATTGCCGGAAGTTTTTGCGCACAATCGCCAGGACATCGTGAGCATGGCGGCGCTGCTGGCGCGCATCGCGCAGCTCGTGCAACACCCGCTGCAGCGCGAAAACGACGCGCCGATCACGCCGCACGAGCTGCGGCGCGTGGCGCTGTTGTATCGCCAGCTCGGCGATTTTGCCGCCAGTGCGACGCTTTTTGAACAGTTGCTGCAAAAATCGCCCAGCCAGCCGCGGTTGGAAGATCATCTGGCGCTCGGTTTATGCTACAAAAGCCAGGGCCGCCATGATGAAGCCAAACGCGTGTGGCTGGAACTCATCGAGCAACTGCCCTTCCACCCGCTGCCATATATCGAGTTGGCCAAACATTTTGAGCATCGCGAAGGCGCGGTGAACGCGGCGCTGGACGCCGTTGAGCGCGCCCTGCAAAGTTTGCGGTTGAGCCAAGAACTCAGCCACAAAAGCGCTTGGGCGGTTTATCAAAATGATCTCTTGCATCGGCGAACACGGCTGCGAAAAAAGCTCGCAGCTCGGCCAGCGAACACGGAATTGAGAAAGCCGGATTATCCTTAA
- a CDS encoding SDR family oxidoreductase encodes MFKNDLLKNKIILITGGGSGLGLAMAKRFAELGATLVICGRNAERLASGAAEIKQAGGGREVFAFPCDVRDYHAVEKLMAEMIEKAGLPHILVNNAAGNFLAATEDLSPGGFDAVVRIVLYGTFNCSQILAKHWIAQKTPGTILNIVTTYAENGSAFVVPSACAKAGVLAMTRSLAVEWGVYGIRLNAIAPGPFPTEGAWKRLFPSAEFGEQYKKRVPLGRFGDHSELANLAVFLVSDEAQYVNGECVVIDGGESIAGAGQFSSLMQLDRDMLKKMMRQMRSS; translated from the coding sequence ATGTTCAAAAACGATTTATTGAAAAATAAAATCATCTTAATCACCGGTGGCGGCTCCGGCCTTGGCCTGGCGATGGCAAAACGCTTTGCCGAGCTTGGCGCGACGCTGGTAATTTGCGGACGCAATGCCGAGCGGCTGGCGAGCGGCGCGGCGGAGATCAAGCAAGCAGGAGGGGGGCGTGAGGTTTTCGCCTTTCCCTGCGACGTGCGCGATTATCACGCCGTCGAAAAGTTGATGGCTGAGATGATTGAGAAAGCCGGCCTGCCGCATATTCTCGTGAATAACGCCGCCGGCAATTTTCTCGCCGCCACGGAAGATTTGTCCCCCGGCGGTTTCGATGCCGTCGTGCGCATCGTTCTTTACGGCACGTTCAATTGCTCACAGATCCTCGCGAAACACTGGATTGCACAAAAAACTCCCGGAACGATTTTGAACATCGTCACAACTTATGCGGAAAACGGCTCGGCATTTGTCGTGCCGTCCGCCTGTGCCAAAGCCGGCGTCCTCGCCATGACGCGCTCCCTCGCCGTCGAATGGGGTGTTTACGGCATCCGCCTCAACGCCATTGCCCCAGGCCCGTTTCCGACCGAGGGCGCGTGGAAAAGATTGTTTCCCAGCGCCGAGTTCGGCGAACAGTATAAAAAACGCGTGCCGCTCGGCCGCTTCGGTGATCACAGCGAGTTGGCCAATCTCGCGGTGTTTTTGGTCAGCGACGAAGCGCAGTATGTGAACGGCGAGTGTGTGGTCATTGACGGCGGCGAGTCCATCGCCGGCGCCGGACAATTCTCGTCGCTCATGCAGCTCGATCGCGACATGCTGAAAAAAATGATGCGTCAAATGCGCAGCAGTTGA
- a CDS encoding glycerate kinase: MTPIAKKACGRRLREDAIAIFQAGLQAVQPAAAIRRHVRRQENVLIVAGRTYDLRDFKNIYVVGAGKAACPMAAVLEEILAERLTAGLVNVKYGHLTPLKKIQVQEAGHPIPDAAGLQGTQQILDLLKAAGKNDLVIGVISGGGSALLPMPSPSLSLEDKQTTTKLLLACGATINEINAVRKHISQVKGGQLARAAYPATLITLMLSDVIGDRLDVIASGPTVPDQSTFQDVQNVFEKYRVQDKIPVPVQRHIAKGLAGEAPETPKADDPIFAQTQNLIVASNRQAIEAAKLAAEKRGYHPLILSTLIEGETRDVARMHAAIAKEIRLSNNPVTVPACVISGGETTVTIKGRGLGGRNQEFVLAATIDLAGWENIVVLSAGTDGTDGPTDAAGAIGDGETLQRAQAANLNAAAFLAENNSYRFFEKLGDLLITGPTKTNVMDLRLMLIR; this comes from the coding sequence GTGACGCCGATTGCAAAAAAAGCCTGCGGCCGCAGGCTGCGCGAAGACGCCATCGCGATTTTTCAAGCCGGCTTGCAGGCTGTGCAGCCGGCGGCGGCGATTCGCCGTCACGTGAGGCGTCAAGAAAATGTTTTGATCGTCGCGGGCCGGACATACGACTTGCGGGATTTCAAAAATATCTACGTCGTCGGCGCCGGAAAAGCCGCCTGCCCGATGGCGGCGGTTTTGGAAGAAATTTTAGCGGAACGTTTGACGGCCGGCCTGGTCAATGTCAAATACGGCCATCTCACGCCGTTGAAAAAAATTCAGGTGCAGGAAGCCGGACATCCGATTCCCGATGCGGCCGGATTGCAGGGAACACAACAAATTCTTGATCTGCTGAAAGCCGCCGGTAAAAATGATTTGGTAATCGGCGTAATTTCCGGCGGCGGTTCGGCGCTGCTGCCGATGCCAAGCCCGAGCCTGTCATTAGAAGACAAACAAACCACCACCAAGCTGCTGCTGGCGTGCGGCGCGACGATCAACGAAATCAACGCGGTGCGCAAACACATTTCGCAAGTGAAAGGCGGGCAACTCGCACGCGCGGCTTATCCGGCGACGCTGATCACGCTGATGCTCTCGGATGTGATCGGCGATCGGTTGGATGTGATCGCCTCCGGGCCGACGGTGCCGGATCAAAGCACGTTTCAAGACGTTCAAAACGTTTTCGAAAAATACCGTGTTCAAGATAAAATTCCCGTGCCGGTGCAGCGACACATTGCGAAGGGCCTGGCCGGTGAGGCGCCGGAGACGCCGAAAGCGGATGATCCGATTTTTGCGCAAACCCAAAATCTGATCGTGGCAAGCAACCGGCAGGCGATTGAAGCTGCCAAGCTGGCCGCAGAAAAGCGCGGTTATCATCCGCTCATTTTATCGACGTTGATCGAGGGCGAAACCCGCGATGTCGCCCGGATGCACGCGGCGATTGCGAAAGAAATCCGGCTGTCGAACAATCCGGTCACGGTGCCGGCGTGTGTGATTTCGGGCGGGGAAACAACGGTAACAATAAAAGGAAGGGGCCTCGGCGGCCGCAATCAGGAATTTGTTTTGGCGGCGACGATTGATTTGGCGGGCTGGGAAAATATCGTGGTGTTGAGCGCCGGCACTGATGGCACTGATGGTCCGACCGATGCAGCCGGAGCGATTGGCGATGGGGAAACTTTGCAACGCGCTCAGGCTGCAAATTTAAACGCGGCGGCATTTCTGGCGGAGAATAATTCGTACCGGTTTTTTGAGAAATTGGGTGACTTGTTGATCACCGGCCCGACCAAAACGAACGTCATGGATTTAAGACTTATGCTGATTAGATAA
- a CDS encoding flagellar assembly protein FliW, with protein MEIHHRHLGVISYREDDVITFPQGLLGFLQFKRYLLFQQDVSDPWVWMVSVDNPDLSFPLLDPKIFCPDYSPTITKRDLNELSAENPQSLQMYSIVTILQDARMATANLSGPILINREHRIGKQLVLLDDRYSTKHRILNS; from the coding sequence ATGGAGATTCATCATCGACATCTCGGTGTCATCTCGTACCGCGAGGATGATGTTATCACCTTTCCGCAAGGCTTGCTCGGATTCCTCCAGTTCAAGCGTTATCTTTTGTTTCAACAGGACGTGTCCGACCCTTGGGTGTGGATGGTGAGTGTTGACAACCCCGACCTGTCTTTTCCCCTGCTTGATCCAAAAATTTTCTGCCCGGATTACAGTCCCACCATTACCAAACGGGATTTGAATGAATTATCGGCAGAAAATCCGCAAAGCCTACAGATGTACTCTATTGTAACCATACTACAAGACGCCCGGATGGCCACGGCTAATTTGAGCGGGCCAATTTTAATTAACAGGGAACATAGAATCGGTAAACAATTGGTGCTCCTTGACGATCGGTACTCAACCAAGCACCGCATTCTCAACAGTTAG
- the csrA gene encoding carbon storage regulator CsrA, with the protein MLVLTRRLGETIVIGDDIVIKIVDIHGKQIRVGIEAPTEVSVYRGEIYERIMLENKAAAQAANNHASLAELKKLIASNERAAPANTATVGSNSQS; encoded by the coding sequence ATGCTGGTCCTGACAAGGAGGTTAGGTGAAACGATTGTCATCGGAGACGACATCGTCATTAAGATTGTCGATATCCACGGCAAGCAGATTCGCGTTGGCATCGAAGCACCTACCGAAGTCAGCGTTTATCGCGGCGAAATTTACGAACGCATTATGCTGGAAAACAAAGCGGCCGCGCAAGCCGCCAATAATCACGCCAGCCTGGCGGAACTGAAAAAGCTCATCGCCAGCAATGAAAGAGCCGCGCCGGCTAACACGGCCACGGTTGGCAGCAATTCACAGTCTTGA
- a CDS encoding fibronectin type III domain-containing protein, whose translation MKKILLHAKVLMILPGLGLLTGCLEQSFEPDTEPPAVPRGVKSTTGDRQVVISWYPNAEYDLSGYHVYRGTSERGNYFRIGTTRSTNFVDRDVTNGRTYYYAVAAFDNSGNESELSSDLVFDTPRPAGYGVRLFDFKMLPSKSAYCFGDYRVQDYRAVTSDIFFEYHPQSGGLFINVANKDTDIQGLGYIASLDDIDYAPEKGWSPLGYVECILGHGYVVWTADNHFAKIRVTTANPNFIEFDWAYQIAEGNPELRVHPQTPGKTALLQRVGKIITN comes from the coding sequence ATGAAAAAAATTTTATTACACGCAAAAGTGTTGATGATTTTGCCCGGACTGGGCTTGCTAACCGGCTGTCTCGAGCAATCGTTCGAACCCGACACCGAGCCGCCAGCAGTGCCACGCGGTGTCAAGAGCACAACCGGTGACCGGCAGGTGGTGATTTCGTGGTATCCGAATGCCGAATATGATCTGTCAGGCTATCATGTCTACCGCGGCACCTCGGAGCGTGGTAATTATTTTCGCATCGGCACAACCCGCAGCACAAACTTCGTCGACCGTGACGTGACCAACGGCCGCACGTATTACTATGCGGTCGCGGCGTTTGACAATTCGGGAAACGAAAGCGAGCTGAGCTCCGATCTGGTTTTCGACACGCCGCGGCCTGCGGGTTATGGCGTGCGGCTCTTTGATTTCAAAATGCTGCCGTCGAAGTCCGCCTACTGCTTCGGCGATTATCGCGTGCAGGATTATCGCGCCGTCACGTCGGATATTTTCTTCGAATATCATCCACAAAGCGGCGGCTTGTTCATCAACGTGGCCAACAAAGACACCGATATTCAGGGCTTGGGTTACATCGCTTCACTCGACGACATTGATTATGCGCCGGAGAAAGGCTGGTCGCCGCTCGGTTATGTCGAGTGCATCCTCGGCCATGGCTACGTGGTTTGGACCGCCGATAATCACTTCGCCAAAATCCGCGTCACCACGGCGAACCCGAATTTTATCGAGTTCGATTGGGCGTATCAAATTGCCGAAGGCAACCCGGAGCTTCGCGTGCATCCGCAAACACCCGGGAAAACAGCGTTGTTGCAGCGTGTTGGAAAAATCATCACGAATTAA